One genomic segment of Chitinophaga sancti includes these proteins:
- a CDS encoding outer membrane beta-barrel family protein has protein sequence MKIIFTCLLLITLQQVRAQSILSGKVLDESGSPIELATITLLKTTDSSYIAVAVSDTNGAFSFKDLKEKDYFIRITHLSFEKKEMVVTPGVSINVLLGKSSAQLSEVAHHARKPLFVKEKDRLIFNVENGIISSSQSDLISLIRNLPGIFIDNQQNILLNGQEKVLVTVNDRSVYMKRGDLMQYLKTIPVNIVKSIEVIAHPSAKYDAEGTAVINIRTKSKIATGLAGNLSVGTGSSLGYDKYYPKHNAGVNLSLGQQWYSLYANYSVNYKESLGDIHEKLSFYQNSSLEQSVFFENIPDKVHNYSAGIDIKPTARQSISLFYSGSNNSKKVDQVNAIRLKTNDTITDVSSTAIEHYSSGQNAVNLVYRNSIDSANTITFSSDYLSSHKNNLGDYYNEYTKGNNWQELVRNNSFTNIMIWATQLDYAVNLKKGTKLDAGLKYSHVATKNNVEYSDYINNEFKMDSLKSNAFRYKENLIAAYVEVNTHIKKLEIKAGLRYEDDKVNGNSTVNQFRVSRDMSGLFPSLSLIYPLNKTWEVGAAYARRIARPNYVDINPFVYYVNPYVALEGNPSLLPAFTNKITVNAQWKQMYTAALTVFRTTNYFTTAQFQNVDTKEQKLKPANIGDLTNIDLNISVPLDITKWWESYFDVNLAYQKFAETGAKVLGYPDNSRVTLQLFTQHSFALPKGLSLEFSNTLITPSVQGQFKFSTICSFSAGAKKTILKDKIELKLSVSDFLKTLKYVGTLQGVYWKSNYQEKADNRQLILTLKYNFINKGKVKVKKPAWISNDEKTRMK, from the coding sequence ATGAAAATCATATTTACCTGTTTACTATTAATAACTTTACAACAAGTCAGGGCCCAATCCATCCTGAGTGGGAAGGTGTTGGATGAAAGTGGCAGTCCCATTGAGCTGGCAACGATCACCCTGTTGAAAACGACAGATAGCAGCTATATTGCTGTGGCGGTGTCAGATACAAATGGTGCTTTTTCATTTAAGGATTTAAAAGAGAAAGACTATTTTATCCGTATCACCCATCTCTCTTTTGAAAAAAAAGAAATGGTTGTCACACCGGGAGTAAGCATCAATGTGCTATTGGGAAAAAGTTCTGCTCAATTATCTGAAGTTGCTCATCATGCACGCAAACCACTGTTTGTAAAAGAAAAAGACCGGCTTATATTCAACGTGGAGAACGGCATTATCAGCTCATCCCAATCAGATTTAATTTCCTTGATTCGTAACTTGCCAGGCATATTTATAGACAATCAACAAAACATCTTGTTAAATGGTCAGGAGAAAGTGCTGGTAACCGTCAATGACAGATCTGTATATATGAAAAGAGGTGACCTGATGCAGTACCTGAAGACAATTCCTGTCAATATTGTTAAAAGCATAGAGGTGATCGCACATCCTTCCGCAAAGTACGATGCTGAAGGTACGGCAGTTATCAATATCAGGACAAAAAGTAAGATCGCTACCGGTCTGGCAGGAAACCTGAGTGTAGGAACAGGGTCATCTTTGGGATATGATAAATATTATCCCAAACACAATGCTGGTGTCAACCTTTCATTAGGACAGCAATGGTATTCATTGTATGCCAACTATAGCGTAAATTATAAGGAGTCGCTGGGTGACATTCATGAAAAGCTATCATTCTACCAGAACTCCTCACTGGAGCAAAGTGTATTTTTTGAGAACATCCCGGATAAGGTACATAACTATTCAGCGGGCATAGATATAAAACCTACAGCCAGGCAATCCATTAGCCTCTTTTACAGTGGTAGTAATAACAGCAAAAAAGTCGATCAGGTCAATGCGATCCGGCTGAAAACCAATGATACAATTACCGACGTCAGCTCTACTGCTATCGAGCATTATAGTTCCGGGCAGAATGCTGTGAATCTGGTATATCGCAATAGTATAGATTCTGCGAACACTATTACATTTAGTTCAGATTACCTGTCCAGTCACAAAAATAATCTGGGGGATTACTACAATGAATATACAAAAGGAAATAACTGGCAGGAGCTGGTACGTAACAATTCTTTTACGAATATCATGATATGGGCTACCCAGCTGGATTATGCAGTAAATCTGAAAAAAGGGACAAAGTTAGATGCAGGACTTAAATACAGTCATGTGGCTACAAAGAACAATGTGGAATATAGTGACTATATCAACAATGAGTTTAAAATGGATAGCCTGAAATCAAATGCTTTCAGGTATAAGGAAAATCTTATAGCAGCTTATGTTGAAGTTAACACACATATCAAAAAGCTGGAGATAAAGGCTGGTTTGAGATATGAGGATGACAAGGTAAATGGGAATTCAACGGTCAATCAGTTTCGTGTTTCGCGGGATATGTCCGGACTTTTCCCCAGTCTTTCTTTAATTTACCCGCTCAACAAAACCTGGGAAGTCGGGGCTGCCTATGCTAGAAGAATTGCCCGCCCTAATTATGTGGATATCAATCCTTTTGTTTACTATGTAAATCCTTACGTGGCATTGGAAGGAAATCCTTCGCTATTACCGGCATTTACAAACAAAATCACCGTGAATGCACAGTGGAAGCAAATGTATACAGCAGCCCTCACCGTATTCCGTACGACCAATTACTTTACTACCGCACAATTTCAAAATGTAGATACCAAAGAACAGAAGCTGAAACCGGCCAATATCGGGGACCTTACTAATATAGATTTGAATATTTCGGTACCATTAGATATTACAAAGTGGTGGGAAAGCTATTTTGATGTAAATTTAGCTTACCAGAAATTTGCTGAAACCGGAGCGAAAGTACTGGGCTATCCGGACAACTCACGTGTTACCCTCCAGTTGTTCACCCAACACTCTTTTGCTTTGCCCAAAGGATTATCACTGGAATTCAGTAATACATTAATAACACCATCCGTTCAAGGCCAGTTTAAGTTTTCAACAATCTGTTCATTTTCAGCCGGCGCCAAAAAGACTATATTGAAAGATAAGATTGAGCTAAAACTGAGTGTGAGCGATTTCCTGAAAACCTTAAAGTATGTAGGAACGTTGCAGGGCGTCTACTGGAAATCCAATTACCAGGAGAAAGCAGACAACCGGCAACTTATACTGACGTTAAAATATAACTTCATCAACAAAGGCAAAGTAAAAGTGAAGAAGCCCGCATGGATCAGCAATGACGAAAAAACACGTATGAAATAA
- a CDS encoding acyl-CoA thioesterase, producing MKRFEYFHTVTFEETNVVGNVYFSNYVKWQGTCREHFLLEKTPQVLQDMENGLALVTLSCSCNYVGELHAFDKVLIAMYLISISQNKLKLKFEYFRGENIVAQGTHEIGFFTRKEERLYPAHIPEYIVSELSFYTLAE from the coding sequence GTGAAAAGATTTGAATACTTCCATACTGTCACCTTTGAAGAAACAAATGTAGTCGGGAACGTTTATTTTTCTAATTATGTCAAATGGCAGGGTACCTGTCGGGAACATTTTCTGCTGGAAAAAACACCACAGGTCCTACAGGATATGGAGAACGGTCTTGCGCTTGTTACCCTGAGCTGTAGCTGTAACTATGTGGGAGAGTTACATGCGTTCGACAAGGTCCTGATCGCAATGTATCTCATCAGTATATCTCAAAATAAGCTAAAGCTAAAATTTGAATATTTCAGAGGAGAAAACATTGTCGCGCAGGGTACACATGAAATAGGTTTCTTTACCAGAAAAGAAGAACGCTTATACCCGGCCCATATACCCGAATACATTGTATCTGAGCTGTCATTTTATACCCTTGCTGAATGA
- a CDS encoding SDR family NAD(P)-dependent oxidoreductase: MKNEIAIIGMACKYPDANSYQEFWGNILAQRRAFRKIPDVRLNAAYFSDKDDDKIRTVMAAVLSNYAFDRKKYNISGEVFRGTDLTHWLALDVASEAMEDAGLLQNNQLPKDQVGVYVGNTLTGEFSRANTMRLRWPYVQRKLMANLHKLDLNPDMLATFMQDMEADYKSAFPRMFEDSLAGGLSNTIAGRICNYYDFHGGGYTVDGACSSSLLAVIDACRHIAAGDNEVCIAGGVDLSLDPFELVGFSRAGALASKEMLIYDKDANGFWPGEGCGFVVLSTLSFAISNNLKVHGLIKGYGISSDGQGGLTRPSVNGQTLAMERAYAKAGYQPDKVAYFEGHGTGTLVGDQVELQTLLGKIRNTTSAHYIGSVKGNIGHTKAAAGIAGFIKIINVVKNRIIPPVTGCRNKNNLLDGTALNLPFKAIPYAEKEAMRASVSAMGFGGINTHITIEEYQPTMPVRVAIPAAPDTELFLFAATTPELLLAQLDMVNTYVGALSFAELGDLSTHLMKQLQPASFRAAVVAASPAELSMKLGKLIHLITQGHDFIENKGFYYNAGTTKSRIGFLFPGQGSKRFATAGRFKQIAIPESYPAGNENSQQLDMIQAGIVGTSMIGLRILEQLGVQAEVGIGHSLGEISALHWSGYLREEQAIQLAQKRGEIMQDTPGIDGLMLIVPLPADRITVKNVEIAAVNSPTQTVLSGTADNINACKAYLLSQKVPSMLLPVRYAFHNSRMKKVEDRLREVVSELSMQKPSRKMISTVSSSDDMKENLIRQLSNPVLFMPAFQQADDLVDLWVEVGGDKTLTPIARDLTKKPVAAITMDGQTTQGLCETAGLIWTAGTDIQLDIFIKDRPIKQFDINWQARFIANPCEDDTSITVGNMPVEAPQQDTGLLASFSALIAQKLELPVAEIDINARFLDDLHLNSLQVGQLIAGFASSQKIVMQGIPTEYANASIAEVVAVLSVSQMNDAPRTDQLPGIEPWVHFFHTSYINTPLKVDSQPAADGIFLNLIGCSHSDVLDMLPAVLTSLQEKDLLVIVQDRPLVTGFVKSLFLDKKGLRCVVINTDVVPDATLINSEVNANKGFTEVKYIEGVRYTPMFCPVFNYPSRGQVPLTEKDVILVSGGAKGITAECALSLATKYGVKLLLIGRATNDDRLSQSLERFDAAGITYEYHSVDICDEKAISKVIQTASVRLGPVTGVIHGAGRNIPTPWFKLTANDLHATVNVKIDGFRNLVNSDLKLLITFGSVIAESGMNGNADYALANEWLREEVANYASTHPACFSLNAEWSVWSGAGMGEHLGVMENLMQQGIQPISLEKGVDIFMSWMENFPSGHNLIISGRYGKMETLKTPPLTLPLYRFLGHVRLLYPGIELITEFELSAINDLYLKDHMLNGGYVFPAVMGLECMRQVAAAFFPAESNYIFLDTSFSYPIILEEGETQTIRVIALRLSPDVIKIVLRSSATGYGKDHFETYITVKPAAIKPFILTDSNMPDLNVAEDLYGQLLFHRGIFQVIDHYDALSPYQCGVTLQPSTNVNYFGEFLSPEILSTSPVARDAALHCIQACVPDYRLLPTGVKRIYTVSTKTVHRIEAKEISKSGNLYTYDLLLLDEEGQPVEYWDQVTFQSFTPQKDPVLPLVLIEVIAQRRMDEISGQQDSTDWRRQDYILRRYDGKPSLKNSFVSRTHLQDLTLQLQADYKIGCDLEKVTSFKETLLGKERYELARFVSTHTGEELSVAGTRIWGIMESIKKAGLNLLETILFEKEESSAIHYYKCGQSSILSIAFKLKEVEGKAVFTAVLGDIHKNVYSEKI; encoded by the coding sequence ATGAAAAATGAAATAGCGATTATCGGAATGGCCTGTAAATATCCTGATGCAAATAGCTACCAGGAGTTTTGGGGAAATATCCTGGCGCAACGAAGAGCCTTCCGGAAAATTCCGGATGTGAGATTGAACGCCGCGTATTTTTCAGATAAGGATGATGATAAAATACGTACTGTTATGGCAGCCGTATTGAGTAATTATGCCTTTGACAGGAAGAAATATAATATATCAGGAGAAGTGTTCCGGGGCACAGACCTTACCCATTGGTTGGCCCTGGATGTAGCCTCTGAAGCTATGGAGGATGCGGGTTTATTGCAAAATAACCAGCTCCCGAAAGACCAGGTAGGCGTGTATGTAGGGAATACGCTGACAGGGGAATTTTCCAGAGCGAATACAATGCGTTTACGCTGGCCTTATGTACAACGAAAGCTCATGGCCAACCTGCATAAACTGGATCTGAACCCGGATATGCTGGCGACCTTTATGCAGGATATGGAGGCAGATTATAAGTCTGCTTTCCCCAGAATGTTCGAAGATTCGTTGGCGGGCGGTTTATCCAATACCATCGCGGGGAGAATATGTAATTACTACGATTTTCATGGTGGTGGTTATACAGTCGATGGAGCCTGCAGCTCTTCTTTGCTGGCGGTGATAGATGCCTGCCGGCATATTGCCGCAGGAGATAATGAAGTCTGTATTGCCGGAGGCGTAGACCTGAGCCTGGATCCTTTTGAGCTGGTAGGCTTTTCAAGAGCTGGTGCTCTTGCCTCGAAGGAGATGCTGATCTATGATAAAGATGCCAATGGCTTCTGGCCGGGTGAAGGATGTGGTTTTGTGGTCCTTTCCACGCTGTCTTTTGCGATTTCCAATAATTTAAAGGTCCACGGTCTTATCAAAGGATATGGAATTTCTTCTGATGGACAGGGAGGTTTGACACGCCCTTCTGTCAATGGTCAGACGCTGGCCATGGAAAGAGCTTACGCCAAGGCAGGTTATCAGCCGGATAAAGTCGCTTATTTTGAAGGACATGGAACAGGTACGCTAGTCGGTGACCAGGTTGAATTACAGACCCTGCTTGGCAAAATTAGAAACACAACTTCCGCGCATTATATCGGTTCTGTAAAAGGTAATATAGGACATACAAAAGCTGCTGCAGGTATTGCCGGGTTTATTAAAATCATAAATGTCGTTAAAAACCGGATCATCCCCCCGGTGACCGGTTGCCGGAATAAAAATAACTTACTGGATGGCACAGCCCTGAACCTTCCATTTAAAGCCATCCCTTATGCGGAGAAGGAAGCGATGAGAGCAAGTGTGAGTGCAATGGGGTTTGGTGGTATCAATACACATATCACTATAGAAGAATATCAGCCCACAATGCCGGTTCGTGTAGCGATTCCTGCTGCCCCGGACACCGAGCTATTCCTGTTTGCAGCCACCACTCCGGAGTTACTGCTGGCGCAACTGGATATGGTCAACACTTATGTTGGGGCGTTGTCTTTTGCAGAACTGGGTGACCTGAGTACGCACCTGATGAAACAATTACAACCTGCTTCATTCAGAGCAGCGGTAGTAGCTGCTTCGCCGGCAGAACTCTCGATGAAACTCGGCAAATTGATACACCTCATAACGCAGGGGCATGATTTTATAGAAAATAAGGGATTTTACTACAATGCAGGCACCACTAAATCCCGTATCGGGTTTTTATTCCCCGGTCAGGGAAGTAAACGATTTGCTACTGCAGGACGCTTTAAGCAAATAGCTATACCTGAAAGTTATCCTGCCGGCAACGAAAACAGTCAGCAGCTGGATATGATCCAGGCTGGCATTGTCGGTACATCGATGATTGGATTACGCATCCTGGAACAATTAGGTGTGCAGGCCGAAGTGGGCATAGGACATAGCCTGGGCGAAATATCAGCATTGCACTGGAGTGGTTATCTGCGTGAAGAACAAGCTATACAGCTGGCCCAAAAACGGGGTGAGATCATGCAAGATACCCCAGGTATTGACGGCTTAATGCTCATAGTTCCACTACCAGCTGACCGAATTACAGTGAAGAATGTGGAAATTGCAGCTGTTAATTCACCTACACAAACAGTCTTATCAGGTACTGCTGATAATATCAATGCCTGTAAAGCCTACCTGCTGTCACAAAAGGTCCCTTCGATGTTATTACCTGTCCGTTATGCATTTCACAACAGCAGGATGAAAAAGGTAGAAGATCGCTTACGTGAAGTGGTCAGCGAACTGTCCATGCAAAAGCCTTCCCGGAAGATGATCTCTACTGTCAGCTCCTCAGATGATATGAAAGAAAACCTGATACGACAGCTGAGCAATCCTGTTTTATTTATGCCTGCTTTTCAACAGGCTGATGATTTGGTGGATCTATGGGTGGAGGTAGGAGGAGATAAAACGCTTACACCAATTGCCAGAGATCTTACGAAGAAACCTGTGGCTGCCATTACGATGGATGGTCAAACCACACAGGGATTGTGTGAAACAGCAGGCCTGATCTGGACTGCCGGTACAGATATACAGCTTGATATCTTCATCAAAGACCGGCCAATTAAGCAATTTGACATCAACTGGCAGGCCAGGTTCATAGCCAATCCCTGTGAGGACGATACTTCCATCACTGTCGGTAATATGCCAGTAGAAGCGCCTCAACAGGATACCGGACTACTGGCATCTTTCAGCGCATTGATCGCACAAAAGCTGGAATTACCAGTAGCAGAGATTGATATCAATGCCCGCTTTCTGGATGACCTCCATTTGAATTCCTTACAGGTTGGCCAATTGATTGCTGGATTTGCTTCCAGCCAGAAAATTGTCATGCAAGGCATTCCAACCGAATATGCCAATGCCAGTATTGCGGAAGTGGTAGCTGTATTGTCTGTATCCCAAATGAATGATGCACCGCGAACAGATCAGTTGCCGGGCATTGAGCCATGGGTACATTTCTTTCATACATCATATATCAACACACCACTTAAAGTGGACTCCCAGCCTGCGGCTGATGGTATATTCCTAAATCTTATTGGTTGTTCACATAGCGATGTGTTGGACATGCTGCCAGCCGTTTTAACATCTCTGCAGGAGAAGGATCTGCTGGTTATTGTACAGGATCGCCCATTGGTAACCGGATTTGTCAAAAGCCTTTTCCTTGATAAAAAAGGACTACGCTGTGTGGTTATCAATACTGATGTAGTACCAGACGCAACTCTTATCAACAGTGAAGTAAATGCCAATAAAGGCTTTACGGAAGTAAAGTATATAGAAGGTGTTCGCTATACACCCATGTTCTGTCCTGTATTTAATTATCCTTCCCGTGGCCAGGTGCCGCTCACAGAGAAGGATGTCATATTAGTCAGCGGTGGCGCAAAGGGTATTACAGCGGAATGTGCTTTATCATTAGCTACCAAATATGGTGTAAAGTTATTATTGATAGGTCGTGCAACCAATGACGATCGCCTTAGCCAAAGCCTGGAACGATTTGATGCAGCGGGTATCACTTATGAATACCACAGTGTGGATATCTGCGACGAAAAAGCGATCAGCAAAGTGATACAGACAGCTAGTGTTAGATTGGGCCCGGTCACAGGCGTTATACATGGCGCAGGCAGGAACATACCTACTCCATGGTTCAAATTAACTGCTAATGATTTGCATGCCACTGTTAATGTGAAGATAGATGGGTTCCGAAACCTGGTAAACAGTGACCTTAAATTACTGATCACTTTTGGATCAGTGATAGCAGAAAGTGGGATGAATGGTAATGCCGACTATGCACTGGCCAATGAATGGCTGAGAGAAGAAGTTGCTAATTATGCTTCTACTCATCCAGCATGTTTCTCTTTGAATGCGGAATGGTCTGTGTGGAGCGGTGCTGGTATGGGAGAACATCTGGGAGTGATGGAAAACCTGATGCAACAAGGCATTCAACCAATCAGCCTGGAAAAAGGCGTCGATATATTTATGTCGTGGATGGAAAATTTCCCTTCCGGACATAACCTCATTATCTCCGGGCGTTACGGTAAAATGGAGACGCTGAAGACACCACCGCTTACGTTGCCCTTATATCGTTTTCTGGGACATGTGCGACTGTTATATCCCGGTATTGAACTAATAACTGAGTTTGAACTGTCTGCTATCAATGATTTGTACCTGAAAGACCACATGCTCAACGGGGGATATGTGTTTCCTGCCGTCATGGGGTTGGAGTGTATGCGGCAGGTAGCTGCTGCTTTTTTCCCTGCAGAGAGCAATTATATCTTCCTTGATACAAGTTTCAGTTACCCGATCATATTGGAAGAAGGCGAGACACAAACTATTAGAGTGATCGCTTTACGCTTATCGCCAGATGTGATAAAAATTGTACTTAGAAGCAGCGCCACCGGTTACGGCAAAGATCATTTTGAAACATATATCACTGTAAAACCGGCCGCGATCAAGCCATTTATTCTTACCGACAGTAATATGCCGGATCTGAATGTCGCTGAAGACCTCTATGGTCAGTTGCTTTTCCACCGGGGCATTTTCCAGGTGATTGATCATTATGATGCTTTATCTCCTTATCAATGCGGGGTAACCTTACAACCGTCTACCAACGTCAACTACTTTGGCGAGTTTCTTTCTCCGGAAATACTCTCCACTTCTCCTGTAGCAAGAGATGCTGCGTTACATTGTATACAGGCCTGTGTACCTGATTACAGATTATTGCCAACAGGTGTGAAAAGAATATATACGGTCAGTACAAAAACGGTTCACCGCATCGAAGCAAAAGAAATATCAAAATCAGGCAATCTATACACTTATGACCTATTGCTGCTGGATGAAGAGGGGCAGCCCGTGGAATATTGGGACCAGGTAACCTTCCAATCTTTCACACCACAAAAAGATCCTGTACTTCCTTTGGTACTGATTGAAGTCATTGCCCAGCGACGTATGGATGAAATCAGCGGTCAGCAGGATAGCACGGACTGGCGTCGACAGGACTACATTCTCCGGCGCTATGATGGCAAGCCCTCTCTCAAAAATAGCTTTGTTTCCAGGACCCACCTGCAAGACCTGACCCTGCAGCTACAAGCTGATTATAAAATAGGTTGTGATCTTGAAAAAGTAACTTCTTTTAAAGAAACATTGCTGGGGAAAGAACGTTATGAGCTGGCCCGGTTTGTCAGTACCCATACCGGAGAAGAGCTTTCCGTAGCCGGAACCCGCATCTGGGGAATCATGGAGAGCATTAAGAAAGCGGGGCTTAATCTGCTGGAAACAATCCTGTTTGAAAAAGAAGAATCATCTGCTATACATTATTACAAATGTGGCCAATCCTCCATCCTGTCTATCGCTTTCAAATTAAAGGAGGTGGAGGGAAAAGCCGTATTCACAGCAGTATTAGGTGATATCCATAAAAACGTCTATAGTGAAAAGATTTGA
- a CDS encoding VCBS repeat-containing protein, giving the protein MINNYLIKALAVIVVCVCFIFARKAQLTPAERATLATDFSFSRMDLPVTEGTPKLIRNVHPQYKNIAAWISSVGAAVTIADLDNDGRSDDIIHVDPRFDAVLISSIKKREPPVRLDVKLLPYDSATMAPMGSLTYDFNADGKTDILVYYWGRTPVIFYADSIGFKETELVTSGERWFSNAATLADFDGDGKVDILITNYFPDGSRVLDNVAPDQDQTMQHSMSRAANGGKNHFFLCKGVELQNAVFTEDKTWSDGIKNPEDWTLAVAAVDLNGDMLPELYLANDFGPDKFLLNQSVPGRLKFKLLYGERKLTTTASSVLGKDSYKGMGAGIGDINSDGLLDIYVSNIAAEYALEESHFAFINTGEIDKFNRGIAPFVNQSEELGLSRSSWGWDSKLGDFNNDGVNEAIQATGFMKGTADRWPELQELALGNDDLLAYPASWPNFILGDDLSGHYHHPFFVRSVSGQFYDLAAELGMDDTQISRGISVGDLDYDGDLDFVVANQWETSYYYQNNYKGKNGFIGLRVLLPVNDSCLRPAIGAIVRLYEGTQLKQTSFVDGGNGHSGRNTTDIFFGLKNATTKHMHLEIKYLDNSGKSQQQVFAAKEGWNTITLSN; this is encoded by the coding sequence ATGATTAACAATTACCTGATCAAAGCACTGGCCGTCATCGTCGTATGTGTATGTTTCATTTTTGCCAGAAAAGCGCAGCTTACACCAGCAGAAAGAGCAACGCTGGCCACTGATTTCTCCTTTTCGAGAATGGACCTGCCTGTGACAGAAGGAACACCGAAATTAATCCGGAATGTACACCCGCAATATAAAAATATAGCCGCATGGATCTCTTCCGTAGGTGCTGCGGTGACGATTGCCGATCTTGACAATGATGGCCGCAGTGATGATATCATACACGTAGACCCCCGGTTTGATGCAGTGCTCATCTCTTCTATCAAAAAAAGGGAGCCACCTGTAAGACTGGATGTAAAGCTCCTGCCTTATGACTCAGCTACTATGGCCCCAATGGGCTCCCTCACTTATGATTTCAATGCTGATGGCAAAACCGATATACTCGTCTATTACTGGGGCAGAACGCCTGTTATTTTCTACGCCGACAGCATTGGCTTCAAAGAGACTGAACTGGTGACAAGCGGTGAAAGATGGTTCTCCAATGCAGCTACACTCGCTGATTTTGACGGCGATGGCAAAGTGGATATCCTCATCACCAACTACTTCCCTGATGGCTCCCGTGTACTGGACAATGTAGCACCTGACCAGGACCAGACCATGCAGCACTCCATGTCGAGAGCAGCAAATGGCGGAAAAAATCACTTCTTCCTGTGTAAAGGTGTTGAACTGCAAAACGCTGTCTTTACTGAAGATAAAACATGGTCTGATGGTATCAAAAACCCGGAAGACTGGACACTGGCTGTTGCTGCTGTAGACCTTAATGGTGACATGCTACCCGAACTATACCTGGCCAATGACTTTGGGCCGGATAAATTCCTGCTTAACCAGTCGGTTCCCGGCCGGTTAAAATTTAAGCTACTGTACGGTGAACGTAAACTGACTACAACTGCTTCCAGCGTTTTAGGCAAGGACTCATATAAAGGAATGGGCGCCGGAATAGGCGATATCAACAGCGATGGCTTACTGGATATCTACGTCAGCAATATTGCCGCTGAATATGCACTGGAAGAATCGCATTTTGCTTTCATCAACACTGGTGAGATAGACAAATTCAACAGAGGTATTGCACCCTTCGTCAACCAAAGTGAAGAACTGGGTTTATCAAGAAGTTCCTGGGGATGGGATTCGAAATTGGGAGATTTCAACAATGATGGTGTCAACGAAGCCATTCAGGCAACCGGTTTTATGAAAGGTACTGCCGATCGCTGGCCGGAGCTGCAGGAGCTGGCTTTAGGTAATGACGATCTGCTGGCCTACCCGGCTTCATGGCCCAATTTCATACTGGGAGATGACCTGTCCGGGCATTATCACCATCCTTTTTTTGTCAGGTCCGTATCCGGTCAATTCTATGATCTCGCTGCTGAACTGGGTATGGATGATACACAGATTTCCCGTGGCATCTCAGTGGGTGACCTGGATTATGATGGAGACCTGGACTTTGTAGTCGCCAACCAATGGGAGACTTCCTATTACTACCAGAACAACTACAAAGGTAAGAATGGCTTTATCGGCTTAAGGGTTTTGCTACCGGTAAATGATTCCTGTTTAAGACCCGCTATTGGCGCCATTGTCCGCTTATATGAAGGCACCCAGTTAAAGCAAACCAGCTTTGTCGATGGTGGCAATGGTCATTCAGGCAGAAACACAACTGATATCTTCTTTGGCCTGAAGAATGCCACCACAAAGCATATGCATCTCGAAATAAAATACCTGGACAATAGTGGAAAAAGCCAACAGCAGGTATTTGCCGCTAAAGAAGGCTGGAATACGATCACCCTATCAAACTAA
- a CDS encoding DUF1702 family protein — protein sequence MIYNLFKVSYEEASLQKRGFFVKDAHAASLLENIGIAFLDGYHHCLDIDDQAVLCRSLDQKTNLFRGFSYEGAAMGMAVKDAFKAKQNKCIPDFLSGKGNHHIYMLHVGIGWAYARLPFHVENILSRYDPLLRWLIIDGYGFHEAYFKTEKIIRQQILPKLSQAATHVFYQGVGRALWFICGTEVDNVAKTLYAFPTHYHADLWAGVGLAAVYAGGAQPTELQRLKGHTGPHLPFLLQGVAFAAKARERAETVTADTNNAIAAITGYSLSSVAEITDRALLKVDAQQDAFTQYYSWRKMIAEELYSKTLIA from the coding sequence ATGATCTACAACCTGTTCAAGGTATCCTACGAAGAAGCCTCCCTGCAAAAGAGAGGATTTTTTGTAAAGGATGCCCATGCTGCCAGCTTACTGGAAAATATAGGTATTGCTTTCCTGGATGGTTACCATCATTGCCTGGATATTGATGACCAGGCCGTGTTATGCCGATCGCTGGACCAGAAGACAAACCTGTTCAGAGGTTTTTCCTATGAAGGTGCTGCTATGGGCATGGCTGTGAAAGATGCTTTTAAGGCCAAACAGAACAAGTGCATTCCTGATTTTCTCAGTGGTAAAGGCAACCATCATATATATATGCTGCATGTTGGTATAGGATGGGCTTATGCCAGACTGCCTTTTCATGTAGAAAACATATTATCCCGTTATGATCCCCTATTAAGATGGCTGATCATCGATGGATATGGATTCCACGAAGCCTATTTTAAAACTGAAAAAATAATCCGGCAGCAAATATTGCCTAAACTCTCCCAGGCTGCCACACATGTTTTTTATCAGGGTGTAGGGCGTGCTCTTTGGTTCATCTGCGGTACAGAGGTGGATAACGTGGCAAAAACGCTCTATGCATTCCCTACCCATTATCATGCCGATCTGTGGGCTGGTGTTGGACTGGCTGCTGTATATGCCGGCGGTGCTCAACCAACCGAATTACAGCGCTTAAAAGGCCATACGGGCCCCCATCTGCCCTTCCTTTTACAGGGTGTAGCATTTGCAGCCAAAGCCAGGGAAAGGGCTGAAACGGTCACCGCAGATACTAATAACGCCATTGCCGCTATCACTGGTTATAGCCTGTCCTCTGTAGCCGAAATAACCGACCGGGCACTTCTGAAAGTGGATGCGCAACAGGATGCTTTTACGCAATACTACTCCTGGAGAAAAATGATCGCTGAAGAATTATACTCAAAGACCCTAATCGCTTAA